The following coding sequences lie in one Seriola aureovittata isolate HTS-2021-v1 ecotype China chromosome 5, ASM2101889v1, whole genome shotgun sequence genomic window:
- the LOC130169897 gene encoding zinc finger protein 462-like isoform X2, with the protein MQKDSMHFSTSGHMTHNQAVAEESSTKTFRCSHCMLIFKSKVYLFEHLNKMHDLDVDTALRDAGLKHHESNKANTSNQCNSSGNHFSCQHCDFKACSQDILNEHEQRCCKKTENQNGIVNSVICENQETKIIVISTEQPKEGAEAKESPSVKSTSKTKCTLNSSKDLKTYKRPLQTITKYFAAASGSQGKPSVNSAESIEPLESTKGTLILQESPSSSSPHSSDLTPSKPKEQVKEPASNNIGKRANSESPESCPAKKAKSSKKTTNVPEEASKQQSPNNTDFSFEISEDEEEKMAHLLNGDTESPKVYFCKHCDYSDMGLRSVSTHYQNDHPYIRYNVAYIQDPSDQSATFRCLECPLEFLSIADLKRHYTETHPDAPKVLTMQSCELSLVFKCFVCPFTTNVLKPLKEHYKEKHPKHKMDNPLLYCRYSATRYQEGSSQLNTCERAHSPERSEGISSKHAHAQKENVKKTPAALPPNHNGAEMVLYHCNKCKFSHKSIVVMHVHYQKSHPKEAVTIDKIKQSVRAISHITSETIPEKSVTVAENSAPQKNISDSSKKVKDKAGQSNRKISLSLMNLKHTSDSSKTHSESPKPEKVKTAEDRGETKTSPTKFAREISATMDSLSYSSPNKMFYCQFCCYSSTNIRSVVAHHKAKHAVYGLKDTEEIVRYSAEVQRKRQGENEASASTTSPDPETSKQVEVCSEKELPREQDNVEDASMMKSNPYACPENLFYCQKCNFGNPTVKGVLNHQATVHQGIKSNRECILEYTALIRDEIEKSKSNTEELPPSTHLPLPLLNEGDKDMVFCPLCNYRQNSINHVLKHCFKRHRGFEVKAEKIHMYTSVVVKQAQKLDLKTTASQEVNHASVGIKGNKKMLSKGLSVSASPSVRATQAQRTLKCHKCAYSSQYLNVLRRHMWKSHRTNRSVNEVLRLCFKRGMLESGYYCDLCVFSHKTAAAVYKHHQEQHPKRKLTFEYISTRLYAGPDTPPPEEKKPKIKQTDGTSDGACTDGRLQSGRSGQSENKRYSCRACSFRSRSMSSMADHYRAVHPWTVKEDGSVLNVITSKKPNANSHVEDHNEMPGSSDTQEVPPEFGKSPDSSREATESLTILKCHHCPATFHSQRGLKTHRGMKHPEAVTEDLYEQEEQRVQIQKRVHIFKCPHCTYVNTNYHGILTHCQMKHLSCVSRADSLHVNEKDLRSWEDSLKRKGPGESLKFSGYMCKTCPQIYATLAKINKHCENDHKDTVPNAGPSTHKLAPTPSAASKILQSNTHSSRASLLKASFLSKKNYTRINCQHCRYTCSTKIALSQHFHAHHSSSAVPKAKEYGYKCVLCPRSYFRKKRLGNHYILKHGKDAFFKYYGAISKQISEKSVLTSPVCPLTQRSKTISEVTESITTTEEDKVLVYMCPSCPYVNASHHGTLTHCQMKHPVLTARADELKKERILVTNMVGCTMGKGSNERGYMCRKCPQIYSSLEKLKIHGERDHSQAEPAASEHSSDTDTEKQPHHSSEDLVLEAAPLKDKTSAVNTTDTDLSQQLASPETCQVSEQNKEFRINVECAPIQRCVEGICIAITKRLTNWMH; encoded by the exons ATGCAAAAAG ATTCAATGCACTTTTCCACCTCTGGCCACATGACTCACAATCAGGCTGTCGCTGAAGAATCCTCCACCAAGACTTTCCGTTGTAGTCACTGCATGCTCATCTTCAAATCCAAAGTCTACCTATTTGAGCATCTCAACAAGATGCATGACCTTGATGTTGATACTGCTCTTAGAGATGCTGGTTTAAAACACCATGAGTCTAACAAAGCAAACACTAGCAACCAATGCAACAGTTCAGGAAATCATTTTTCATGCCAGCACTGTGATTTCAAAGCTTGTAGTCAGGACATCCTGAATGAACATGAGCAGCGGTGTTGTAAAAAAACAGAGAATCAGAACGGGATCGTAAATTCTGTCATTTGTGAAAACCAGGAGAccaaaataattgttatttcGACAGAACAGCCCAAGGAAGGTGCAGAGGCAAAAGAGAGTCCTTCAGTTAAATCTACCTCAAAAACGAAATGCACACTTAACTCATCGAAGGATCTGAAAACGTACAAGAGGCCACTGCAAACCATCACCAAGTACTTTGCAGCAGCATCTGGATCCCAAGGGAAACCCTCAGTGAACTCAGCTGAGAGCATAGAGCCTCTAGAAAGCACCAAAGGAACCCTAATTTTGCAAGAATCTCCCTCAAGCTCCAGCccacacagcagtg ACCTGACACCATCAAAGCCTAAGGAACAAGTCAAAGAACCCGCCTCTAACAACATTGGGAAGAGGGCCAATAGTGAAAGCCCAGAGAGTTGCCCTGCCAAAAAAGCAAAGTCAAGCAAAAAGACGACGAATGTCCCAGAGGAGGCAAGTAAACAGCAATCACCAAACAACACagacttttcatttgaaattagtgaagatgaagaagaaaagatggcTCATCTTTTAAATGGGGACACAGAAAGCCcaaaagtatatttttgtaaGCACTGTGACTACAGTGATATGGGCCTCAGAAGCGTGTCTACCCATTACCAAAATGACCACCCTTACATAAGATATAACGTGGCCTACATTCAGGATCCTAGTGATCAAAGTGCTACCTTTCGCTGCCTGGAGTGTCCACTTGAGTTTTTAAGTATTGCTGACCTCAAGAGACATTACACAGAAACTCATCCAGACGCCCCAAAAGTTCTCACAATGCAGTCGTGTGAACTCAGTTtggttttcaaatgttttgtgtgtccaTTTACCACCAATGTATTGAAGCCCTTGAAAGAACATTACAAGGAAAAACACccaaaacataaaatggatAATCCCTTGTTGTACTGCAGATATTCAGCGACTAGGTACCAAGAAGGATCATCTCAGTTGAATACATGTGAGAGAGCACACAGCCCGGAAAGATCAGAGGGGATTTCTTCCAAGCATGCGCATGCACAAAAGgagaatgtcaaaaaaacacccGCTGCCCTGCCTCCCAACCACAATGGAGCAGAAATGGTTTTGTATCATTGCAACAAATGTAAGTTTAGTCATAAGTCAATTGTTGTTATGCATGTCCACTATCAAAAAAGTCATCCAAAGGAAGCTGTCACAATTGACAAAATCAAACAGTCAGTTCGTGCCATATCACATATAACTTCAGAGACGATCCCTGAGAAGTCTGTGACAGTAGCAGAAAACTCTGCACCTCAGAAGAACATCTCAGATTCTTCTAAAAAAGTCAAAGACAAAGCCGGGCAGTCAAACAGAAAGATTTCATTGTCTTTGATGAATCTGAAGCACACATCAGACTCTTCTAAGACTCATTCAGAGTCTCCCAAACCTGAGAAAGTGAAAACTGCAGAGGACAGAGGCGAAACAAAGACATCACCTACCAAATTTGCCAGAGAGATCTCTGCTACAATGGACAGTTTATCCTATAGTTcaccaaataaaatgttttactgcCAGTTTTGCTGTTATTCAAGTACCAACATCAGAAGCGTTGTTGCTCATCATAAGGCGAAACATGCTGTGTATGGACTAAAGGATACTGAAGAGATCGTGAGGTATAGTGCTGAGGTGCAAAGAAAACGGCAAGGTGAAAATGAGGCCTCAGCAAGTACTACATCTCCTGATCCTGAAACTAGTAAACAGGTTGAGGTATGTAGCGAAAAAGAACTTCCACGTGAACAGGATAATGTAGAAGATGCTTCCATGATGAAATCTAATCCTTATGCATGTCCCGAAAACTTGTTTTACTGCCAAAAGTGCAACTTTGGTAATCCAACTGTAAAAGGAGTATTGAACCATCAAGCCACTGTGCATCAAGGCATTAAGTCCAATCGAGAGTGCATTCTTGAATACACAGCTTTGATTCGTGATGAAATTGAGAAATCAAAGTCTAACACAGAGGAGTTACCCCCCTCTACTCATCTACCTCTCCCACTTCTGAATGAAGGTGATAAAGATATGGTTTTCTGCCCCCTTTGCAACTACAGGCAGAATAGTATTAACCATGTATTGAAGCATTGCTTCAAAAGACATCGTGGATTTGAGGTTAAGGCTGAAAAAATACATATGTATACTTCGGTGGTTGTCAAACAGGCACAGAAATTAGACTTAAAAACAACTGCAAGCCAAGAAGTTAATCATGCATCCGTTGgtataaaaggaaataaaaagatgcTTTCCAAAGGCTTGTCAGTTTCAGCATCACCCTCAGTGAGAGCCACACAAGCACAGAGGACCCTAAAGTGTCATAAATGTGCATACAGCAGTCAGTACCTGAATGTTTTGAGGAGGCATATGTGGAAAAGCCACAGGACAAATCGCTCAGTCAATGAGGTTTTAAGATTGTGTTTTAAACGTGGCATGTTAGAGTCAGGTTATTACTGtgacttgtgtgttttctctcacaaaactgcagcagcagtctACAAGCACCACCAGGAACAACACCCAAAACGTAAACTGACCTTTGAATACATATCCACTAGGTTATATGCTGGTCCTGACACACCCCCTCCTGAAGAGAAGAAACCTAAGATAAAGCAAACTGATGGTACTAGCGATGGTGCTTGTACTGATGGCAGATTACAATCCGGAAGATctggacaaagtgaaaacaagagGTATTCGTGCAGAGCATGTTCATTTAGAAGTCGCTCGATGTCAAGTATGGCAGACCACTACCGTGCTGTTCATCCTTGGACTGTGAAAGAAGATGGCTCAGTCCTGAATGTCATCACCAGCAAGAAGCCAAATGCAAACAGCCATGTGGAAGACCACAATGAAATGCCAGGGTCATCTGACACCCAAGAAGTTCCTCCTGAATTTGGCAAGTCACCTGATTCATCTCGTGAAGCAACAGAATCACTCACAATTCTCAAGTGCCATCATTGCCCTGCGACATTTCATAGCCAGCGTGGTCTTAAGACTCACCGTGGAATGAAACACCCAGAAGCTGTAACTGAAGATTTATATGAACAGGAAGAACAGCGAGTACAAATCCAAAAACGTGTGCATATCTTTAAGTGTCCACATTGCACCTACGTCAATACCAACTATCATGGAATTCTCACTCACTGCCAGATGAAGCATCTTTCCTGCGTATCCAGGGCAGACAGTCTTCACGTGAATGAAAAAGATCTACGCAGTTGGGAAGACAGCTTGAAAAGAAAAGGTCCTGGTGAGAGTTTGAAATTTAGCGGGTACATGTGTAAAACCTGCCCTCAAATCTATGCAACGTTGGCGAAGATCAACAAGCACTGTGAGAACGACCATAAAGACACTGTGCCAAACGCGGGGCCGAGCACACACAAACTAGCTCCTACACCATCAGCTGCAAGTAAAATACTACAATCTAATacccacagcagcagagcatcACTATTGAAAGCTTCCTTTTTATCCAAGAAAAATTACACACGGATTAATTGCCAGCATTGCCGTTATACTTGCAGCACAAAAATTGCACTCAGTCAGCACTTTCATGCTCACCACAGCAGCAGCGCTGTTCCAAAGGCTAAAGAGTATGGATACAAGTGTGTCCTGTGCCCTAGGTCTTATTTCAGGAAAAAGCGTTTGGGAAACCATTATATCTTGAAGCATGGGAAGGATGCCTTCTTTAAATACTATGGAGCAATATCCAAACAGATCTCAGAGAAGTCCGTGCTCACATCTCCTGTCTGTCCTTTAACTCAGCGATCCAAAACCATTTCTGAAGTAACTGAGTCTATCACAACGACAGAAGAGGACAAAGTATTAGTTTACATGTGTCCAAGCTGTCCCTATGTGAATGCTAGCCACCATGGGACGCTTACTCACTGCCAAATGAAGCATCCAGTCCTCACAGCCAGGGCAGATGaactgaaaaaggaaagaattCTTGTAACCAACATGGTTGGCTGTACGATGGGAAAAGGATCTAATGAAAGAGGGTACATGTGTAGAAAGTGCCCACAAATTTATTCATCATTGGAAAAACTAAAAATCCACGGTGAGAGGGACCACAGTCAGGCTGAGCCAGCAGCTTCTGAACATTcatctgacactgacactgagaaaCAGCCTCATCACAGCTCAGAGGACTTGGTGTTGGAGGCTGCTcctttaaaagacaaaacatcagCAGTGAACACAACAGACACTGATCTCAGTCAACAGCTGGCCTCTCCTGAGACATGCCAGGTGTCAGAGCAAAACAAGGAATTCCGTATAAATGTCGAATGTGCACCTATACAGCGGTGTGTCGAAGGTATCTGCATTGCCATTACAAAAAGACTCACAAATTGGATGCACTGA
- the LOC130169897 gene encoding zinc finger protein 462-like isoform X1 encodes MQKDSMHFSTSGHMTHNQAVAEESSTKTFRCSHCMLIFKSKVYLFEHLNKMHDLDVDTALRDAGLKHHESNKANTSNQCNSSGNHFSCQHCDFKACSQDILNEHEQRCCKKTENQNGIVNSVICENQETKIIVISTEQPKEGAEAKESPSVKSTSKTKCTLNSSKDLKTYKRPLQTITKYFAAASGSQGKPSVNSAESIEPLESTKGTLILQESPSSSSPHSSGVFKVTAKSIIDISKKGSDRFLLNDHLLIADLTPSKPKEQVKEPASNNIGKRANSESPESCPAKKAKSSKKTTNVPEEASKQQSPNNTDFSFEISEDEEEKMAHLLNGDTESPKVYFCKHCDYSDMGLRSVSTHYQNDHPYIRYNVAYIQDPSDQSATFRCLECPLEFLSIADLKRHYTETHPDAPKVLTMQSCELSLVFKCFVCPFTTNVLKPLKEHYKEKHPKHKMDNPLLYCRYSATRYQEGSSQLNTCERAHSPERSEGISSKHAHAQKENVKKTPAALPPNHNGAEMVLYHCNKCKFSHKSIVVMHVHYQKSHPKEAVTIDKIKQSVRAISHITSETIPEKSVTVAENSAPQKNISDSSKKVKDKAGQSNRKISLSLMNLKHTSDSSKTHSESPKPEKVKTAEDRGETKTSPTKFAREISATMDSLSYSSPNKMFYCQFCCYSSTNIRSVVAHHKAKHAVYGLKDTEEIVRYSAEVQRKRQGENEASASTTSPDPETSKQVEVCSEKELPREQDNVEDASMMKSNPYACPENLFYCQKCNFGNPTVKGVLNHQATVHQGIKSNRECILEYTALIRDEIEKSKSNTEELPPSTHLPLPLLNEGDKDMVFCPLCNYRQNSINHVLKHCFKRHRGFEVKAEKIHMYTSVVVKQAQKLDLKTTASQEVNHASVGIKGNKKMLSKGLSVSASPSVRATQAQRTLKCHKCAYSSQYLNVLRRHMWKSHRTNRSVNEVLRLCFKRGMLESGYYCDLCVFSHKTAAAVYKHHQEQHPKRKLTFEYISTRLYAGPDTPPPEEKKPKIKQTDGTSDGACTDGRLQSGRSGQSENKRYSCRACSFRSRSMSSMADHYRAVHPWTVKEDGSVLNVITSKKPNANSHVEDHNEMPGSSDTQEVPPEFGKSPDSSREATESLTILKCHHCPATFHSQRGLKTHRGMKHPEAVTEDLYEQEEQRVQIQKRVHIFKCPHCTYVNTNYHGILTHCQMKHLSCVSRADSLHVNEKDLRSWEDSLKRKGPGESLKFSGYMCKTCPQIYATLAKINKHCENDHKDTVPNAGPSTHKLAPTPSAASKILQSNTHSSRASLLKASFLSKKNYTRINCQHCRYTCSTKIALSQHFHAHHSSSAVPKAKEYGYKCVLCPRSYFRKKRLGNHYILKHGKDAFFKYYGAISKQISEKSVLTSPVCPLTQRSKTISEVTESITTTEEDKVLVYMCPSCPYVNASHHGTLTHCQMKHPVLTARADELKKERILVTNMVGCTMGKGSNERGYMCRKCPQIYSSLEKLKIHGERDHSQAEPAASEHSSDTDTEKQPHHSSEDLVLEAAPLKDKTSAVNTTDTDLSQQLASPETCQVSEQNKEFRINVECAPIQRCVEGICIAITKRLTNWMH; translated from the exons ATGCAAAAAG ATTCAATGCACTTTTCCACCTCTGGCCACATGACTCACAATCAGGCTGTCGCTGAAGAATCCTCCACCAAGACTTTCCGTTGTAGTCACTGCATGCTCATCTTCAAATCCAAAGTCTACCTATTTGAGCATCTCAACAAGATGCATGACCTTGATGTTGATACTGCTCTTAGAGATGCTGGTTTAAAACACCATGAGTCTAACAAAGCAAACACTAGCAACCAATGCAACAGTTCAGGAAATCATTTTTCATGCCAGCACTGTGATTTCAAAGCTTGTAGTCAGGACATCCTGAATGAACATGAGCAGCGGTGTTGTAAAAAAACAGAGAATCAGAACGGGATCGTAAATTCTGTCATTTGTGAAAACCAGGAGAccaaaataattgttatttcGACAGAACAGCCCAAGGAAGGTGCAGAGGCAAAAGAGAGTCCTTCAGTTAAATCTACCTCAAAAACGAAATGCACACTTAACTCATCGAAGGATCTGAAAACGTACAAGAGGCCACTGCAAACCATCACCAAGTACTTTGCAGCAGCATCTGGATCCCAAGGGAAACCCTCAGTGAACTCAGCTGAGAGCATAGAGCCTCTAGAAAGCACCAAAGGAACCCTAATTTTGCAAGAATCTCCCTCAAGCTCCAGCccacacagcagtggtgtgttTAAAGTCACTGCAAAGTCCATTATTGATATATCTAAAAAAGGGTCTGACCGATTTCTACTGAATGACCACCTTTTAATTGCAGACCTGACACCATCAAAGCCTAAGGAACAAGTCAAAGAACCCGCCTCTAACAACATTGGGAAGAGGGCCAATAGTGAAAGCCCAGAGAGTTGCCCTGCCAAAAAAGCAAAGTCAAGCAAAAAGACGACGAATGTCCCAGAGGAGGCAAGTAAACAGCAATCACCAAACAACACagacttttcatttgaaattagtgaagatgaagaagaaaagatggcTCATCTTTTAAATGGGGACACAGAAAGCCcaaaagtatatttttgtaaGCACTGTGACTACAGTGATATGGGCCTCAGAAGCGTGTCTACCCATTACCAAAATGACCACCCTTACATAAGATATAACGTGGCCTACATTCAGGATCCTAGTGATCAAAGTGCTACCTTTCGCTGCCTGGAGTGTCCACTTGAGTTTTTAAGTATTGCTGACCTCAAGAGACATTACACAGAAACTCATCCAGACGCCCCAAAAGTTCTCACAATGCAGTCGTGTGAACTCAGTTtggttttcaaatgttttgtgtgtccaTTTACCACCAATGTATTGAAGCCCTTGAAAGAACATTACAAGGAAAAACACccaaaacataaaatggatAATCCCTTGTTGTACTGCAGATATTCAGCGACTAGGTACCAAGAAGGATCATCTCAGTTGAATACATGTGAGAGAGCACACAGCCCGGAAAGATCAGAGGGGATTTCTTCCAAGCATGCGCATGCACAAAAGgagaatgtcaaaaaaacacccGCTGCCCTGCCTCCCAACCACAATGGAGCAGAAATGGTTTTGTATCATTGCAACAAATGTAAGTTTAGTCATAAGTCAATTGTTGTTATGCATGTCCACTATCAAAAAAGTCATCCAAAGGAAGCTGTCACAATTGACAAAATCAAACAGTCAGTTCGTGCCATATCACATATAACTTCAGAGACGATCCCTGAGAAGTCTGTGACAGTAGCAGAAAACTCTGCACCTCAGAAGAACATCTCAGATTCTTCTAAAAAAGTCAAAGACAAAGCCGGGCAGTCAAACAGAAAGATTTCATTGTCTTTGATGAATCTGAAGCACACATCAGACTCTTCTAAGACTCATTCAGAGTCTCCCAAACCTGAGAAAGTGAAAACTGCAGAGGACAGAGGCGAAACAAAGACATCACCTACCAAATTTGCCAGAGAGATCTCTGCTACAATGGACAGTTTATCCTATAGTTcaccaaataaaatgttttactgcCAGTTTTGCTGTTATTCAAGTACCAACATCAGAAGCGTTGTTGCTCATCATAAGGCGAAACATGCTGTGTATGGACTAAAGGATACTGAAGAGATCGTGAGGTATAGTGCTGAGGTGCAAAGAAAACGGCAAGGTGAAAATGAGGCCTCAGCAAGTACTACATCTCCTGATCCTGAAACTAGTAAACAGGTTGAGGTATGTAGCGAAAAAGAACTTCCACGTGAACAGGATAATGTAGAAGATGCTTCCATGATGAAATCTAATCCTTATGCATGTCCCGAAAACTTGTTTTACTGCCAAAAGTGCAACTTTGGTAATCCAACTGTAAAAGGAGTATTGAACCATCAAGCCACTGTGCATCAAGGCATTAAGTCCAATCGAGAGTGCATTCTTGAATACACAGCTTTGATTCGTGATGAAATTGAGAAATCAAAGTCTAACACAGAGGAGTTACCCCCCTCTACTCATCTACCTCTCCCACTTCTGAATGAAGGTGATAAAGATATGGTTTTCTGCCCCCTTTGCAACTACAGGCAGAATAGTATTAACCATGTATTGAAGCATTGCTTCAAAAGACATCGTGGATTTGAGGTTAAGGCTGAAAAAATACATATGTATACTTCGGTGGTTGTCAAACAGGCACAGAAATTAGACTTAAAAACAACTGCAAGCCAAGAAGTTAATCATGCATCCGTTGgtataaaaggaaataaaaagatgcTTTCCAAAGGCTTGTCAGTTTCAGCATCACCCTCAGTGAGAGCCACACAAGCACAGAGGACCCTAAAGTGTCATAAATGTGCATACAGCAGTCAGTACCTGAATGTTTTGAGGAGGCATATGTGGAAAAGCCACAGGACAAATCGCTCAGTCAATGAGGTTTTAAGATTGTGTTTTAAACGTGGCATGTTAGAGTCAGGTTATTACTGtgacttgtgtgttttctctcacaaaactgcagcagcagtctACAAGCACCACCAGGAACAACACCCAAAACGTAAACTGACCTTTGAATACATATCCACTAGGTTATATGCTGGTCCTGACACACCCCCTCCTGAAGAGAAGAAACCTAAGATAAAGCAAACTGATGGTACTAGCGATGGTGCTTGTACTGATGGCAGATTACAATCCGGAAGATctggacaaagtgaaaacaagagGTATTCGTGCAGAGCATGTTCATTTAGAAGTCGCTCGATGTCAAGTATGGCAGACCACTACCGTGCTGTTCATCCTTGGACTGTGAAAGAAGATGGCTCAGTCCTGAATGTCATCACCAGCAAGAAGCCAAATGCAAACAGCCATGTGGAAGACCACAATGAAATGCCAGGGTCATCTGACACCCAAGAAGTTCCTCCTGAATTTGGCAAGTCACCTGATTCATCTCGTGAAGCAACAGAATCACTCACAATTCTCAAGTGCCATCATTGCCCTGCGACATTTCATAGCCAGCGTGGTCTTAAGACTCACCGTGGAATGAAACACCCAGAAGCTGTAACTGAAGATTTATATGAACAGGAAGAACAGCGAGTACAAATCCAAAAACGTGTGCATATCTTTAAGTGTCCACATTGCACCTACGTCAATACCAACTATCATGGAATTCTCACTCACTGCCAGATGAAGCATCTTTCCTGCGTATCCAGGGCAGACAGTCTTCACGTGAATGAAAAAGATCTACGCAGTTGGGAAGACAGCTTGAAAAGAAAAGGTCCTGGTGAGAGTTTGAAATTTAGCGGGTACATGTGTAAAACCTGCCCTCAAATCTATGCAACGTTGGCGAAGATCAACAAGCACTGTGAGAACGACCATAAAGACACTGTGCCAAACGCGGGGCCGAGCACACACAAACTAGCTCCTACACCATCAGCTGCAAGTAAAATACTACAATCTAATacccacagcagcagagcatcACTATTGAAAGCTTCCTTTTTATCCAAGAAAAATTACACACGGATTAATTGCCAGCATTGCCGTTATACTTGCAGCACAAAAATTGCACTCAGTCAGCACTTTCATGCTCACCACAGCAGCAGCGCTGTTCCAAAGGCTAAAGAGTATGGATACAAGTGTGTCCTGTGCCCTAGGTCTTATTTCAGGAAAAAGCGTTTGGGAAACCATTATATCTTGAAGCATGGGAAGGATGCCTTCTTTAAATACTATGGAGCAATATCCAAACAGATCTCAGAGAAGTCCGTGCTCACATCTCCTGTCTGTCCTTTAACTCAGCGATCCAAAACCATTTCTGAAGTAACTGAGTCTATCACAACGACAGAAGAGGACAAAGTATTAGTTTACATGTGTCCAAGCTGTCCCTATGTGAATGCTAGCCACCATGGGACGCTTACTCACTGCCAAATGAAGCATCCAGTCCTCACAGCCAGGGCAGATGaactgaaaaaggaaagaattCTTGTAACCAACATGGTTGGCTGTACGATGGGAAAAGGATCTAATGAAAGAGGGTACATGTGTAGAAAGTGCCCACAAATTTATTCATCATTGGAAAAACTAAAAATCCACGGTGAGAGGGACCACAGTCAGGCTGAGCCAGCAGCTTCTGAACATTcatctgacactgacactgagaaaCAGCCTCATCACAGCTCAGAGGACTTGGTGTTGGAGGCTGCTcctttaaaagacaaaacatcagCAGTGAACACAACAGACACTGATCTCAGTCAACAGCTGGCCTCTCCTGAGACATGCCAGGTGTCAGAGCAAAACAAGGAATTCCGTATAAATGTCGAATGTGCACCTATACAGCGGTGTGTCGAAGGTATCTGCATTGCCATTACAAAAAGACTCACAAATTGGATGCACTGA